Below is a genomic region from Ruania alba.
GCGCGGGCCGCTCTATGACGTGATTCTCTGCGGCGACCTGCGGGGTGTCCCCACCCACACGGGAGCGCGGCTCACCCCCGAGCGTCCGCTGAGCGCTCTCTCCGACGGCGACACGATCGTCGTGCCAGGGGGAAGGCCCGGCCGGCCGTTGGACCAGCAGCTGCTTCACGAACTACGACGGGCAGCAGACCGGGGCACCCGGATCGCGGCCCTGTGCACCGGCACGTTCTCGCTCGCCGAAGCCGGACTGCTCGATGGCCGCCGCGCCACCACCCACTGGCGGCACGCCGGGCTCCTGCAGCGGATGTACCCCCACATCGAGGTCGATGCGCGCGCACTCTACGTCGAGGACGGCGGCATCTTCACCAGCGCCGGCTCAGCGGCCGGCCTCGACCTCTGCCTACATCTGATCCGGCGCGACTTCGGGGAGCGCGCAGCGAACACCATCGCACGCAACCTCGTGATCGCCTCCCACCGTGACGGCGATCAGGCCCAGTACGTCAGGGCCGAGCCGCTCGAGGACCGAGCAGCCTGGCTCGATCATCTGCGCGACTGGCTTCGCGCGAACCCCGACCGGCCGGTGACTCTGACCGAACTGGGACGGGCGGCGAACCTCTCCGCGCGCACACTTGCCCGGCGATTCCAGCGCGACGTCGGCACCACACCGATGCGGTGGGTCACCGCTGAGCGGATCGCGATGGCGAAGGAGCTGCTCGAGGCAACAGACCTGACCGTCGACCGGATCTCCTTCGACGCCGGATTCGGTTCGCCGGTGACGTTCCGCGCCTCGTTCACTCGAGAGGTCGGGATCTCACCCGGGCTCTACCGCAGCCGCTTCTCGGCCTGACGCGACGCCGACCCCGCGCCGAACGCAACTCTGTGCGGCGTCTGACCAGGGGAACGCCGCACAGGGTTGCGCTCGGCGCGGCGGTGGGGGTGGGTCCGGCGGGGGTGGGGTACGTGGGGGCGGGCGGAGGAGGGCAGGCCGGTGGGGTGGGATCAGTCGGCGCGGGGGCGCGCGTCAGCCCTGCTGGGACTCCCACCAGCTGAGCAGCTCACGCCTGGCCTCGTCCTCCGGGAGCGGACCGCGCTCCATCCGCAGCGCGAGCATGTGCTTGTATGCGGCGCCCACCTGCCGGCCCGGACCGATGCCCAGGATCTCCATGATCGCGTTCCCGTCCAGGTCGGGCCGGATCGCATTCAGCTCTTCCTCCTCCGCGAGCGCCGCGATCCGGTTCTCCAGATCGTCGTAGGCGTGCGAGAGCCGGGCGGCCTTGCGCTTGTTCCGGGTGGTGCAATCGGCGCGGGTGAGCCGGTGCAACCGTTCGAGCTGGTCGCCGGCGTCGGCCACGTACCGCCGCACCGCAGAATCAGTCCAGGCGGCGTCCCCGTAGCCGTGGAAGCGCAGGTGCAGAGCGACCAGCTTGGAGACCGCCTGAGTGGTGGCCTTGTCGAACCGGAGCGCTTTCATCCGCTTCGTGGTCATCTTGGCTCCGACGATCTCGTGGTGGTGGAAGCTCACCCCGCCGCCGGGTTCCATCCGCCGTGTGTCCGGCTTGCCGATGTCGTGCATGATCGCCGCCAGCCGGAGCACCAGGTCCGGGCCGGGCACAGGACCATCCGGACTGGTCTCCAGGTCGATCGCCTGGTCCAGCACGGTGAGGGTGTGCTCGTAGACGTCCTTGTGCCGGTGGTGCTCGTCGATGGTGAGCTGCAGGTTCGGCAGCTCGGGCAGCACATGCTCGGCCAGGCCCGCGTAGACCATGAGCTCGAGCCCGCGGCGAGGAGCCGGCGCCATCAACAGTTTGACCAGCTCGGCCTGCACCCGCTCGGCGGAGACGATCTCGATCCGTCCAGCCATCGCCGTCATCGCCGCGAGCACGCCGGGCTCGACGTCCACGCCGAGCTGTGCTGCGAATCGGACCGCACGCATCATCCGCAACGGGTCATCGTCGAAGGACTGCTCCGGTGACGCAGGTGTACGCAGTATCCGGTCGGCGAGGTCGTTCAGCCCGCCGAACGGGTCCACGAACACCAGGTCCGGCAGCCGCAGCGCCATCGCGTTCACGGTGAAGTCGCGGCGGGAGAGGTCTCCGTCGAGGCTGTCGCCGTAGACCACCTCGGGCTTGCGGGAGGACGAGTCGTACGCCTCGGTCCGGTAGGTGGTGACCTCCACGATCACGTCCCCGCGGCGGGCGCCGATGGTGCCGAACTCCCGGCCCATGTCCCAGTGCGCGTCTCCCCAGGCAGCAAGCAGCCGCTCAGTCTCCTCGGGTCGCGCGGAGGTGGCGAAGTCCAGGTCCACGCTCGCCTTACCGAGGAACGCGTCCCGCACGGGTCCACCGACCAGCGCCAGCTCGAACCCGGCGTCGGCGAATACGCGCCCGAGCTCGGTCGCCTGCGGGGCGTACTCGGCGATCACACCGAGCGCGGTGCGCAACAGCTCGACGGGTTCGGGAGACTCACGCGTGGTCGACACAGCAGTACAGCCTGCCATGCCTGGCAGAGGGCAGACTGCGGTGATCGCGCACTCATGCGTGCAGGAATCCGTCGTCGATCTGGCGGGAACCACCCTCCCGGCGCCCCCTGTGGGGTGCGTTCACGTCGCAAACAGGCGGGATGACAACGCGAAAGCACCCCACATCGCGTGCGCTTGCGACCGGATTGAGGACGGATCCTGCCCGTGCGGGTGGGCTGGTCCTCGGCCTGGCATGACGCGCAGGCGCGTGGCCTTGATTACAGTGTTGTTATGTCCGCCGCCGTCCCGACTCCTGGTCCGCGGGTGCCCAGGCCCCCGCAGCCGGTGCGTCTGAGGCGCTCGTATGCCTCCAGCCTGCCCGTGGTGGACGAGACGTCCGCCGGCGGTCTGGTGGTCTCTGTCCGGGCACGCCGGGCCTACACGGCGATCATCGCTCGACGGAATCGTGCCGGACGTCTGGAGTGGTGTCTGCCCAAGGGCCACCTGGAAGGCACCGAGACGGCCGAGCAGGCTGCCGTGCGGGAGATCGCCGAGGAGACCGGGATCGAAGGGCAGGTGCTGCGCCACCTCGCGACCATCGATTACTGGTTCGCCGGACACGACCGCCGGGTACACAAAGTGGTCCATCACTATCTGCTCGAGGCGCTCCGCGGCGAACTGACCATCGAGAACGACCCCGACCACGAGGCCGAGGACGTCGCCTGGGTGTCACTCGCCGACGTGGCCTCCAGGCTCGCGTATCCCAACGAGCGCCGGGTGGTCGCCACCGCCCGGGACATCCTCGAGGGCCGCGCGTGACGGGCCGACGGTGATCCGGGGCACGCTCGCGAACGACGCTGAGGAGCCGATGATCCGCCCTACCAGGCGTCCCCGCCGGGGACGCAGCGGGCTCGTCTCGTGCTTGGCGGTGCTGCTGACCGTTCTCGGGATGGTCGGCGGTGTCGTCCTGCCCTTCTCCGCCGCACCGGCCGCCGGTGAGGTGACCGACGGCGAGGTGACCGTGGACCTCACGCAGATCACCCCGGCCGTGACTCGCCCAGGCGATGACATCGTGATCGAGGGCGTGCTCGGCAACGGCACCGAGCAGGCCCTCGCGTCTCCGCGCGTACAACTGGTGCTGCAGAAGCACGTGCCTGCCTCCCGTGCTGCGCTCGATTCGTGGTTCAACGGGGAGAACTCCTTCAACTCCGCCATCCTCACGGTGGAGTACCTCGACGACGTCCCTGCAGGTGAGGAGGTGCCGTTCACGATCACCCTGCCGGCGGATCGCTCCCCCTTCGACGGGGCCCTGTGGGGGCCGCGCGGTATCGAGGTGCGCGCCGTGGCCGAGGGAACCGTGGCCGCCGAACGCACCGCTCTGCTCTGGTACCCCGGCGAACCGCAGGTGTCAGCTCCCACCGAGCTGTCGGTGCTGGTGCCGTTCACTCCGACCGCGCAGGAATGGTCGGCATCTGTGGCCGAGGACCGCCCCGTCGCCGAGGTGGCCGCAGAACGGCTGGGACCGGTGCTCGAGGAGATGCCGGACGGCGTGGGATGGGGGATCGACGCGGCCCTGCTGGAGAACCTGCCCGCCGAGAACGGCGAGCAGGACGATCCTGCGGACACCGCCGAGACCACGGAAACCGAGGATGAACCGGCAACCGAGGCGACCGAGGACGAGTCAACGGACGCCGAGACCGGCGCGCCGACCACGACCGAGGAGACCACGTCCCCCGAGACTGGCGCCACCGGCACGGCCGGCAGCAGCGAGCCCAGCCCCGACGAGACGACCACCAGCACAGACCCGGCCGGCGAGACCAACGA
It encodes:
- a CDS encoding CCA tRNA nucleotidyltransferase, encoding MAGCTAVSTTRESPEPVELLRTALGVIAEYAPQATELGRVFADAGFELALVGGPVRDAFLGKASVDLDFATSARPEETERLLAAWGDAHWDMGREFGTIGARRGDVIVEVTTYRTEAYDSSSRKPEVVYGDSLDGDLSRRDFTVNAMALRLPDLVFVDPFGGLNDLADRILRTPASPEQSFDDDPLRMMRAVRFAAQLGVDVEPGVLAAMTAMAGRIEIVSAERVQAELVKLLMAPAPRRGLELMVYAGLAEHVLPELPNLQLTIDEHHRHKDVYEHTLTVLDQAIDLETSPDGPVPGPDLVLRLAAIMHDIGKPDTRRMEPGGGVSFHHHEIVGAKMTTKRMKALRFDKATTQAVSKLVALHLRFHGYGDAAWTDSAVRRYVADAGDQLERLHRLTRADCTTRNKRKAARLSHAYDDLENRIAALAEEEELNAIRPDLDGNAIMEILGIGPGRQVGAAYKHMLALRMERGPLPEDEARRELLSWWESQQG
- a CDS encoding GlxA family transcriptional regulator produces the protein MSRPSVTVPLTEGLTLFEISMPLEALGYDWDPERGPLYDVILCGDLRGVPTHTGARLTPERPLSALSDGDTIVVPGGRPGRPLDQQLLHELRRAADRGTRIAALCTGTFSLAEAGLLDGRRATTHWRHAGLLQRMYPHIEVDARALYVEDGGIFTSAGSAAGLDLCLHLIRRDFGERAANTIARNLVIASHRDGDQAQYVRAEPLEDRAAWLDHLRDWLRANPDRPVTLTELGRAANLSARTLARRFQRDVGTTPMRWVTAERIAMAKELLEATDLTVDRISFDAGFGSPVTFRASFTREVGISPGLYRSRFSA
- a CDS encoding NUDIX hydrolase; translated protein: MSAAVPTPGPRVPRPPQPVRLRRSYASSLPVVDETSAGGLVVSVRARRAYTAIIARRNRAGRLEWCLPKGHLEGTETAEQAAVREIAEETGIEGQVLRHLATIDYWFAGHDRRVHKVVHHYLLEALRGELTIENDPDHEAEDVAWVSLADVASRLAYPNERRVVATARDILEGRA